In a genomic window of Neochlamydia sp. AcF84:
- a CDS encoding DUF2267 domain-containing protein — MSVDVFETTLQKTHEWLKDLMKLLGWTDEKKAYLALKGTLQALRDRLSVEVSAKLSAQLPMLVRGFYYEGWKPSIMPVKVKTTEEFLDFVAFHFNSLALVQYSDVEKIVRAVFQVVTQHVSKGEIEHIRQVLPLPIAALWPSSEG; from the coding sequence ATGTCAGTAGATGTATTTGAGACAACTTTACAAAAAACCCATGAGTGGCTTAAAGATCTTATGAAGTTACTGGGATGGACTGACGAAAAAAAAGCTTATTTGGCTTTAAAAGGAACACTGCAAGCTTTGCGTGATCGTTTATCCGTAGAAGTGTCTGCGAAATTAAGTGCTCAATTGCCTATGTTAGTCCGAGGATTCTATTATGAAGGATGGAAGCCGTCTATAATGCCCGTTAAGGTTAAAACTACGGAAGAATTTTTAGATTTTGTGGCTTTTCATTTTAATAGCCTAGCATTAGTACAATATTCTGATGTAGAAAAAATAGTGCGTGCTGTATTCCAAGTAGTTACTCAGCATGTCTCTAAAGGAGAGATTGAACATATCAGGCAAGTTTTGCCTCTTCCTA